The DNA sequence tggtttgggaatgttttaatcgttgctatgggaacgacatcatcaatgcactttctaatgaactcgctcaccgaatcagcgtattagtcaatgttgttgttggacgcaatgcggaacatatcccaatccacgtgatcgaagcagtcttgaagcttggaatcagattggtcggaccagcgttgaacagacctgagtgcgggagcttcttgttttagtttctgtctgtaggcaggaagCAAccaaatggagttgtggtcagcttttccaaaaggagggcgggggagggccttatatgcgtcgcggaagttagaatagcaatgatccaaggttttaccagccctggttgcgcaatcgatatgctgatacaatttagggagtcttgttttcagattagccttgttaaaatccccagctacaatgaatgcagcttcaggatatgtggtttccagtttgcaaagagtcaaataaagtttgttcagggccatctatgtgtctgcttggggggaaatatatacggctgtgattataatcgaagagaattcccttggtagataatgcggacgacatttgattgtaaggaattctaagtcaggtgaacagaaggacttgagttcctgtatgttgttgtggtcacaccacgtctcgttaatcataaggcatacgcccccgcccctcttcttaccagaaagatgtttgtttctgtcggcgcgatacgtgaagaaaccagctggctgcaccgattccgttagcgtctctcaagtgagccatgtttccgtgaagcaaagaatgttacagtctctgatgtccctctggaatgctacccttgctcggatttcatcaaccttgttgtcaagagactggacattggcgagtagtatgctagggagtggtgtgtgatgtgcccgtctccggaacctgaccagaagaccgctacgtttccctcttttacgatgtctttgttttgggtcgcaggctgggatccattccgttgtcctgggtggaaggcaggacacaggatccgcttcgggaaagtcatattcctggtcgtactgatggtgagttgacgttgctcttatattcagtagttcttctcgactgtatgtaatgaaacctaagatgacctggggtaccaatgtaagaaataacacgtaaaaaaaactaaaaactgcatagtttcctaggaacgcgaagcaaggcggccatctctgtcggcgccggaaattCTTCATGTGATTGCCTGCCGTTGTGCCACTGAGCAAGGTAAttaaccccccacaacaactgctCCAGCGTAGAAGCTCCCTACTCAACCTGTATATATGTTTAGGAGGGGTTGGAATACAGTGGAAGTCAAATGTTGGTTGAACCTTGTGTACAATTGACAAATAAAGTCATCTTAATCTTAAACTATCCAATCATGTAAAAGGAGCTTGGGGATGATTTGGGATTGGACATAAGTCTGGGATGAGTGACCTCTGCTTCTCTTATGTCTAGGCCAAACCTTTTTACATGTCCATAGATCATGGTGCTGTTATGTCTGGAAGGGACTCTAGAGTATACAGTGGATTTATGGTGCACAGTATGTCTCAGTGCTGGTCCATTGGCCAATCCAACCCATTATAACACTCTGAGAagacaaacagaaagacagcCCAACCATTAAATGGATTTGTGTTCAGATAAAAAATGATTGACAACCCGACAGTCTCTGGATGCCAAAATGTGTCTGGGGCAATAACATGCATCTAATTACTTAATGACCGCCATTATTAGTTGGTCTGGTGATCGATTGGCTGACTGATCAGTTGGAACAGACACCAGCACACAACTCAAACTGCCCTAGAGACAAGAAGGGCTAAATATTAAATGACGCCACTGTGGCTtgaatcaaaagtagtgcactgtgtagggaataggctgccatttgagaTGTGGAGGCTCCAGGGTAAGAGGGAGCCAGCCGTAAGTAGGGCAGAAGAGCACTCAGTGGGGTAGATCCCagcacaggcaggcagacagttaggcagacagacaagcagacagacaggcagacagacagggagagaggcagatagcagttaggtagacaggcagacagacaggcagtgagCCTTTCCTGATGTGAGTGTCATCCCATTCGCATTTCTCCGCTGGCTGAGTGACCTCAGAGCAACAGTTCCATCACATGTTATGACATGCATCCCTGAGTCATCATGCATCCCGGAATCAGCATGCATCCCTGAGTCATCATGCACAACGCAGCACTGGCAAAGCAGCACtggcaacacacagacacacacagacacacacacacacacacttgcacatatACACGTGTTCACAcactcacaatcacacacacctacacagacacacactcaaacaccctCACTGAGCAGTCACGCCCATAGGGCAGCACAagaccaggacaacaaccacccatgTGTGAGATGATGCAGGCTATGTGTGtcagcatgtgtgagtgtgtaggaaTGTCGGTACATATGTGAACATTAACTAGTCAGTGATAGCCTAATATTCTGTGACATTAAATACATAATCTCCTGGGCCCCATGTACATTTTGTGTACAGTAGAGCACATGTCTGGCCTATATATAATCAGAATCAGTGGTCATATTAAATCATGTCATGCATTAAATAAAGGACACAGAACGGCAAACGCATTGTTCCGGTCTAGTTGTGTTGCGCTCTTCTTGCTTCGCATGGAATGGAAACGTGCACTGAATTAACGTCGCATTTTTACAAACCTATGGATACGCGCATGAGGAAAAAGgctgattctgtctctctccacacctcGCCAACGGCCCGATGCCCATTGATAACAAGACATATTGGCCATTTAATATAAAGGCGTTTTACTACACCACTAGAGACGCCGGTCACCATCTATGGATCTACTCTGATTCCATTTGTACTCTCTGTCCATTTGCATTAAGTGACACCAATTTCATGCTGCACAGAATTCCACTGGTTGCGTATTGGCCATGCAGAATGCATGTGCGAGTATCCTGGATGGATAAGAGGAGGATGGTTATGAATCAACGACAAAATAACCACGTCAATACGAAATGCATGGGAGTGCGCTGCTCAGCATGcaataataaaacaaaatagaatagaatatcaaTAGTCCACCACCGCACAATAGTTTCACCCCCAATTCATTAGCAATTTTGGATAGGTCGAAATCAAATATTGAAAGGTTTTATAACACAGATATAAacgtgtattatgttgtgttcgTATTGTTCACCCGCAAGGACCAAACTGACCCGAGATATAATCGGTGACAGCAGTCATGCCAGATTAGCCCGGAAACAAAGAGGAAAAAAAAGTCAAATTTTAATTGTTTCCTAAAATAATCTTAATACGATTTAGATCTCTCTATTCCTGTTTTTAGAAACAGGGGCACTGGAAACCGGGACCAGCACGAAATCCAAATCATTCAGATAGGATTTGATGTATTTTTTCTATGTGAAAAATATCGCAAGAGATTCTTCCAATCAATGCAAGGTGCACGCAGAAGCATACACCCAGGCTTCTTCACCATTCGTCCACAGTCAGTTTGACAATAAAGATGATAATAAAATAACGAAAAAACGAACTCACCTCGTGTtctacagaaagagacagaccagGGTTGTGAACCGGGAGGGCCCAATGaagtgactaaagagagagagcagacagaataGCTTGTCGGAATCGGTAGAATACGTGTCCCGGACGGTGTGGTGCGTACTGTCATCGTATTGGGACTGTTCTCGACCGTTTAATCCCCGGCCCTGAGCTCAGAAatatcccactccctccctcccttcgttttctcctgctctctctcgctctatcaatttttcctccctctcctccacactcATTATTGTTCGCTCCCTCCCCGTCGGCCTTGAGGACCTTCCCTCACAAGGTCAGTTGGATTGAACGCAAGAAAGATCATGCTTGATAGTAACATATTCAATAACGATGATAAAACTATGAGAAAAAACTGTGTCCGCAAACAAGTAAGAATGACAGTATATTGTAATAAACAATAATAAAAAACAATcacaaaatatgttttttatttagtcacctttaaaaaatatatattttagacaaACGTTTAAATTGATAAATAGGCAAGACTTGGGTTAGTAGAAATTCATCATAAATACATATTTATTGCTTTGCTTTCCCCCCCCCCATTGTAGAGTTTGTACCTCTACGGACATTGTACTTAAAGTAATCCTTAAACGCAATTTCCGGTTTAAACAGTCACGCGTCCGTCAACAAGCACGAGTAGGGCTCCGAGAATCAAGGCAAAGGGCCAGCATAATACTAAGGAAACCTCAGCCATAAAATCACAATCAGGTGAGGATAGAGTATAAAACCTTTACAGACCACGCCGAGATGTTTAAACTCGAGGGGTTAGAGCCGAAAATGGACCCAGAGGAGATGAAGAAAAAGATGCGACAGGATGTAATCTCGTCCGTGCGCAATTTTCTAATCTATATTGCCCTTCTCAGAGCCAGTAAGTATTGGTTTTCACATTGCTCTCGGGTTGCACACGTTCTGCTTGTTCTGCATTGCAGCCGACCGTGTCAGCGACTGCCGACTTACAAAgaaccttgcatcataaataactactcattgTTATTtatagatcagtcagtcacaatttacccatgatacattACGGTTATTAAGCTCTCGAACACTGCCATTATCTCACAATATATTGTGTAATATATGGGTCAGTGTATCCCGAAACCCAACTTCAATGG is a window from the Oncorhynchus clarkii lewisi isolate Uvic-CL-2024 chromosome 14, UVic_Ocla_1.0, whole genome shotgun sequence genome containing:
- the LOC139365945 gene encoding mitochondrial import receptor subunit TOM5 homolog, yielding MFKLEGLEPKMDPEEMKKKMRQDVISSVRNFLIYIALLRATPYILKKLDSI